The genomic region TATAGGGATTCGCAGAGGCATTTTTGGAACATCTTTGGAAAAAATTGCAGGATCCAAGTAATCCCGCCATCATCAGGCAGGCTGCTGGAAATTATATTGGAAGCTTTTTGGCAAGAGCTAAATTTATTCCTCTTATGTAAGTAGCCTAATTTTCCGAGTACTTTTTAATATCATGCTTTAAAAAGAGTATAGCATTGTCTCAAGTCAGAAATATCTCCCATATGtttttggcatgtttttaaagtgaataaaattcCTACTCTGTGCAAGATGTTTATATTTCTAAGTGGTGATTTTAGAATAAAGTGTctccttttttatatataaaacccTGTGTGTAAGGCTTTTGTCATCTCTTTTGTGTGGTTGCACTTAAAGATCCATTTGTTTTGTGGATAGAGGACAGTGTTGTATACTGTTTTGATTCTTTTTGTAGGTTTGtcattttttcatttgcattccaaATCTATTGTATCTGTTAAAGCTGAAGAAAACCCCTTTTAAAGGTAATAGACCTATCTAGGAGGCCAGTTTCTTTCAGTGGCCCATGAAGATATCTTTCGACAAGGATGCTGTTGAAACCCTTCCCCAAGAACAAAATTATTCACCATAGGACTTGACTGGATGCATCAGGGAATACTGAAGTccaccacactgtctttctcTTGAGAGGTGTTGGTGAACATGTCCTATTTGGCCAATCACCCTAAGAGGGTTGCCTTTGAGATGGTTAGGAGAACCTGCTTTCCATCCCTTGGGACGTTCTTAGGGGCTCACCTGTTCCTAGAAGGTCAGAGCTACTCTGCCTTGTAATTGGAAGGTTGTCTTCCTACGCACCCATCCTtatccttcctttctttgcttttcctctgTACCCATGGGTATGATTTAAAGAAACCTATGAACTTACTTAGCATGGTTTGTAATGAAAGGCAGTTGTGTGTTTTTATGTTATTCTGGTTTTTTTATGAAGTGTAAAGTTgacttgaatttttcttttctctagtacTGTAAAATCATGCCCAGATCTTTTGGTTAACTGGCTGCACATATACCTTAATAACCAGGATTCGGGAACAAAGGCATTCTGCGATGTTGCTCTCCATGGACCATTTTACTCAGCCTGCCAAGCTGTGTTCTACACCTTTGTTTTTAGACACAAGCAGCTTTTGAGCGGAAACCTGAAAGAAGGTCAGTGTTGTGGGAGTGCTGGACTGGATTTTCCTTGTGTTCTTGTCACCCTTCAGAATGGTGATTCAttacttttttgagatttttataaAAACTGGATTCAGAAAACTGCATGTACACTCaaacttttaataataatttcaagCAGCTCATAGGCCCCTACAAACCCCTTAAGATAGATTTGAGCTTGAGAACCCTACAAACCCCTTAAGATGGATTTGAGGTTAAGAAAGAGGTTTCTGCCTTTGAAGGTTTGAAATGTGAAGATGTCTCCAGAGGTGAGGCTGAGCCCTGGGCTGTGCCAGCGCCCTGTACAAAGCTTCAGTTGGATGCACCTTCTCTTTGTTGTCCTTGTAACAGCCCAGTAAATGGCAGGTATTCTCCCTTTACAGACAGCACCAAAGCACAGGAAAGTcattttcccaagatcacatggTTACTGGCAGGATTAGAAAACTGAAGCCAGGTTCAGCTGACCCTAAAGTTTGAGTTATATAGATTACACTCTGCCTGAAGCCTTGAGACTTAATTGACCAGTATTGTTTTGCTAATTTCTAAGAGTTACTTAGAATTCAAATCTATCAGTTGAAACTTATTAGATTAGTGTTTTTTAGTTGAAGAGAGTCTCCAAGAACAGTGTTTATAAGTCATTGTAAATTGTTCTGTTTATGTTTATGAATAATTCATATGGTTTTGTGGGTCACTTCCTCTAAACCAGGGTCTGTCAAGCCTGCATGATTGCCATTTGGGCTGCATCATCCTTCATCGTCGGGGGCTGTCCtttgcactgtaggatgtttaacagCCTCCACCTACTAGCTGCCAACAGCAGTCCCTGACCACCCCCAGCTGTGACAACTAAAagtgtctccagacactgccaggTGTCCTCTGTGGGGGTTGCAGTCTCCTTAGGTTAACAGCCACAGCTCTAAACTGAAAGTTGTACGTGTTGCATTATATATGTTTACCTACATCCTACATGCTTCTAAAAGATGTTGTATGAACTAGTAGGATGAGGTTTTATCACAAGGTAAGTAAATACAAGCTCTGCTTTTCTTTGTATAAATTAATGCCAGGGATCTGAATTAAATATCTTGTTTTTGTAAGCAGTGACATCTCATTTAggtaatttttattgaaatatgcaTCAAAGAAACTCCTAAGAAAATATACTTAAGTACAAGTTGGTCAGCTTGCctcttaaaataaatgtgatgtctttattttactcatGTAGGAAAGAATTGTATTCATTAAGTCTAAGAAAGTGGCTTCTGTCTAAATTTGCCGTCCGTTGAGGTAGAAGGCAAATTTGGAGTTttcttgtttagaaaaaaaactacagatgACTACTGTGCACCTGAAAACAGCACTCAGCTTCACTAACGAGACATGCAAGCTAGAATCaaattgctgttttgttttgttgcctgtCGTGATTGTTAGCTGAAACCAAATCACAAGgtctttttctccctctgtgtTATCTCAGCATACACTGAGCTTACAAACATATGAACTTCACGTTGTCGTGGAATCTTACAGCCTGCTACTTCCTAAGTTTCCTTTAGAGAAGCTGCCTTGGTGACCAATGAATGTGGTTAGCCTAGTGATACTCTTCTGGGCCATATACTGTGTGACTATCTGCATGGACCTTTATTTAAAGcatttctgcaaataatttttttaagttttttttaaatgtgtgataATTTGTGCTTTTAAAGATATCTTACACTTTTCACTTATTTgtacctttaaaaaatgtttttttttttttaaaccaaaggtTTGCAGTATCTTCAGAGTCTGAATTTTGAGCGGATAGTGATGAGCCAGCTAAATCCCCTGAAGATTTGCCTGCCCTCAGTGGTTAACTTTTTTGCTGCAATCACAAAGTAAGTTATTTATGCTTTCTTGATgggagttaaaaaatatttttttatttatgtttatctaGTATTGTAAGAGTCTGTTAAATTTCTATGAAATTAGTAACATTataaaaggccaggcgtggtggctgacgcctgtaatctcaacattttgggaggctgaggtgggaggattgcttgaggccaggagttaaaagaccagcttgagcaacatagtgagaccctatctctataaaaaaattttaaaaattagctgggtgtggttgcctgtgcctgtagtcccaactactcaggaggctgaggtaggaggatcacttgagcccaggaggtcaaggatgcagtgagccctgattgtaccactgcattccagtctgggctccagaatgagaccctgtctcttaaacaaacaaaaacaacccagtCCTTGCAGGAAATACTGTGATACAGCTATTGTTTTCATACTTTGATGGCATTGGAAATTACTACTACTTCTTATCCAAAGGGCAGCACTTTGAAATAATTATGGCAACCAGTAAGCTGAGAGGGGCAAAACCATAGATGCTTATTAGAGTGACTCCTGtaatagtaatagaaataaaCTGGACATGAGGCAAATGTTGACCTGTAAGAGATTGGTTTAGAGAGTTCTGTTCTCTCAGGTCTGGTAGCTATGGCTAATCCATAGCctttcctctgtgccaggcagttctaagcactttacatagaactcatttgatcctcaaaCAACCCTCTAGGATGAAACCCTGTTTATCGACAGGGAGGTAGAGGTACAGAGAGGTGAAATTACTTGCCTAAAGTCATAGAGCTAGACTGGCAGCACAGATTTAAATGTAGTCTGGCTCCTTTGTAAGCTTTCACTAAGTTATTCTGCTTTATGGAGAAAGCGAATTGGAGAATTGAATATTCAATGAGGATATTTAGGCCAGATCATAGCTTAAAATCTTCAAGAGATAAGAGCCAGCAGCTTGCTGAGCTCTGTCAGCCTCTTTAGTTCTCCTTTGCTAAGTGTCTGGTTCAAGGTGTCCTCTCTTCTGAGTCTCAGTGATAGTAAAGGATTAGGAAAAGGCATAAAGAGACCAATAAGCAACGGCGGTGAGTGGGTGGAGGCTTCAGCACGTTGGTTAAGATGGTGAGCAGCTCAAAGAGTGAGGATGGATGAAGCAAAGCAGAGGCCGCTGTCCCTGGTATGTTCTCGGGGTGGGGACAGAGGACTGCATTTGTGAACCATCTGGTCCAGGGGCTCTCGATTTGGGGTTGGCATGCGCATTGGAGGGACAGAGTGTGATGCGATGTGAGGCTAAGAGCAGGGGATTGAAATAAAAGTCTCTGCCTAGGTACAGATATGGTAAATAAAGGCGTGTACCATTCTGTAGCTGTTGCTTTTGCCTGCTTGATGCTTTTGAGATTGAACCATATTGACACAAAGCTTTAATTTGATTTTAACTGCTGTGTTATGTTCTGGGAATCTTTTTTATTGAGTCTTTGTTGGGATTTCATCtgttagtttttgtcttttttttttttttttttttttttgagacaaggtcttgctctgtcacccaggctggagggcagtggcgtgatcttagctcactacaaccaccacctcccaggctcatgcagttctcctgcctcagcctcccgaatagctgggactacaggcgcctgccaccacacccagctaatctttgtatttttagtagagacggggtttcatcatgttgaccagtctggtctcaaactcctgagctcaagtgaaccacctgcctcaacctcccaaagtgctgggattacaggtgtgagccaccgcgcccagccggctgTGTTAGTGTTTTAGTGCTCAGGAACATTCTTGTGTGTGGGCACACGCTTCCTTGTCACACACCCGGAAGTGCGGTCAGTTGCGGGGTTGTAGGAGATGCAGATCTTCAACTTTACCTGATAGTGCAAACCACCCTCCAGTGTGGTTTTGCTGATGTGTCCTCCACCAGGAGGAGGGGTCAAGTGCTGTGAGCCTTGGCTAACAGGACAGAAATCAAAGTGTGTGGCTTGAAGTTGCCATGGTGACCTGAGAACCTGAGATGGAGAGTGACAGAAGTGAGATCTAAGTCCTCATCTTGGAGAAGCTgtccaataaataatttttcaagttGCTCAATCATTTAGAGACAACTactggaaaaattaaaaacataattgtctttattttatgttttcttctatgcaTTTAACTGTTCTCACTTGGCATGCCTAGTCCTTTCTGTGCCTGTTTTTGAGGTCATGACTTAGTCAACCCCATGTCCCTCCTTCAGTAAAGGCTTATTTCTTCTTCAGTGCTTCTTCAGCAAGTCTCTTCACCAACCACTATTTCCTCCTGAGTAACTCCTGAATCCCTTTTCCACCAACCTTCTAATTCTTTtgcaaacagtaaaaataaagacACCTGTAGTTATGTAATCTAAGAGTTTTGccttgcaaacatttatttttaatgaataatatcTATTACTCGTTAAAATATAAGCCCAGTTTCACATTCTGAGTGATAGCCACGTTTTCTTTCTCCTTAGCAAACTTGCAGATAGAAGACCCATAGAACGGTACCCTAAAAGTGTTACTTTCtgctttatattgttatttttaccaGCACTTGTTATATTCAGCAATTTCTCTGTGGTAGGTACAGTTGTCACATGCAGCTCACATCCGCAGAGTCACTCCAGCATGTTAATGCCTCTGtctgtgttgtttttttgttccACAGTAAGTACCAGCTCGTCTTCTGCTACACCATCATCGAGAGGAACAATCGCCAGATGCTGCCAGTCATTAGGAGTACCACTGGAGGAGACTCAGTGCAGACCTGCACAAACCCACTGGACACCTTCTTCCCCTTTGATCCCTGTGTGCTGAAGAGGTAGGTACTTTTAAACATTGACGCTGGAggaggtggatttttttttctttttgagacggagtctcgctctgtcgcccaggctggagtgcggtggtgtgatctcggctcacctcaagctccgcctcccgggttcacgccattctcctgcctcagcctcccaagtagctgggactacaggcacccactgccacgcctggctaatttttttgtatttttagtagagatggggtttcgctgtgttagccaggatggtctcgatctcctgacctcatgatccgcccgcctcggcctcccaaagtgctgggattacaggcgtgagccacagcgcccggccaggAGGTGGATTTAAACGTGATACATGTTTGCTTTTCCCAAAATTGGGATTTAGGGCTCTTCACCAGAAGTGGCCCTTCCTCGCTGTTGATGAGCATCTCGTGGTCTCCCTGCGTATATTTCACAGACGCAAAGTAGAGGATGCCTAGCAGGACTTGCCGAGTGGCGCAGGCACCCCAGAGTGGGTAGATCTTTGCCTCACTAGGAGCCAGACTGACATCAagggttttttgggggtttttttgtttttctttaaactgtTATTTAAACATGTAAGGTTATGGGGATAATGGTGCCAGGATAGGGGAGGGTGCTGTCTTTTCTTGCTTCATAATTTTCTGCCAAGTGTCTTGTTCCTTCCTCTAGAGACCATATCCCATTCTGTTGCACaggataaacaaaaaacaaacgattggctgggcgtgatggctcatgcctgtaatcccagcactttgggaggctgaggcgggcggatcacttgaagtcaggagttcaagaccagcctagccaagatggtgaaaccctgtctctactaaaaatacaaaaattagccgggcgtggtggtgggtgcctgtaattccagctactcgggaggctgaggcaggagaatcgcttgaacccgggaggtggaggttgcagtgagccgagattgcaccactgcactccagcctgggtgagagagtgagactcagtctcaaaaaacaaaaaaaaaacaaaaagcgaTTTATCTAGATGAGTTATTCTAGAAAACCACTGGGCCAGCCTTAACTTGGCACTTGTATAAGGAAGCAGGATTTTTGCTTATTATGGTATCTAAAATAACTAGCAGCATCATGACCATCTGGGATTGTCTGGTCCCTGAAGTCTTGGTTGACTGAAACCAGATTAGTTGTTTTTCCTAGACTTACTTTTCAGCAAATtactacagaaatataaaaaagagagTTCCAGAATATTACGGTTTCATTTCCATTTGGATATACTATATCTAACTGACTTGTCAGTTTTTGTAAAGTTTAGAAACAATTTCACATGAAAATGGAAAGATGAAAAACGGTAGTTCAATACTCCATCGACATGAGTGAATGAACTCTTATACAGAAAGAGCCACATTAGTTACAGCATTTACATAgagggttgtttttttgttttgtttttttcttttttttttctttttttgtttttttgagacagtctcgctctgtcgcccaggctggagtgcagtggcatgatctcggctcgctgcaagctccgcctcccaggttcaggccattctgcctcagcctcctgagtagctgggactacaggcgtccgccaccacacccggctaattttttgtatttttagtagagatggggtttcaccgtgttagccaggatggtctcgatctcctgacctcatgatctgcccacctcagcctcccaaagtgctgggattacaggcgtgagccactgcgcccagccaggtttttttaatgtaattatttaagcTGTAGTTTTCACTTCTTGGTTTTGGGTAATAGATTTTGTGAGAAAAGATCCAAACCAATTTTGACTTCTGCTGAAGTATTTAACTTGACTTTGAAATGTGATCTTTGTTGACAGGTCAAAGAAATTCATTGATCCTATTTATCAGGTGTGGGAAGACATGAGTGCTGAAGAGCTACAGGAGTTCAAGAAACCCATGAAAAAGGTCAGTTTGTGATTGATTGAGCACACTCTCGGAATCTCCTTTCTGGTTCCAGGTCACAGTCAGATAGTAAGTGGCAAGTCGCTCGTGcgtgtaatccccacactttagGGGGtcaaggccagaggattgctggagaccagcctgggcaacacagtgacaccctgtttctacaaaaattttttaaattagctgggcgtggtggtgcacacctgtaatcccagctcctctggaagctgaggtgggaggtcaaggctgcagtgagctgtaaatGCAGCATGGCatttcatcctgggcaacagagcaagaccctgttttctttaaaaaagcacACCGAAACCGTGTCTTACTCATTCTGCCTTTATAAAATTCCAGGCCcaggttttgttgttatttaaagAGTCTATGGCTTTTTTGGATAAATTGCTTAAACCAGACACTTCACATACTGACATGTGAGAAGCGAAGGTTAATTACAAATTAGCTGAACAAATTTAGATCTTTGCCACTTGCGCATTCTCACCAAGTAACAATCTCCAGTTGACTCATGTTGAAATTGCCCCAGCAGTTTACATTAGTTTTATAGATCTTCATGAATGGGTGGTGAAGACGCAGGTTGCAACATACCCTCCAGGTCACATGAGGTGGAGCTGAGACAGTTACAGTTAGAGAGGAAAGTTAGAATCCAGTAATAAAGAATTTCGCTGCTCTGTTGCTTGGGAgcacatttgttttctcattaaaaGCAGCTTCAAGATggcttttttgttattgttgtttttcataAGTAATCATTAATAAGTAATCGTTGGAAagccccaccacacccaaccaattagctgcgtgtggtggcaggcatctgtaatctcagctactcaggagactgaggcaggagaattgcttgaacctgggaggcggagtttgcagtgagttgagattgcaccgctgtattccaacctgggcgacagcgccagaccctgtctcaaaagaaaaaaataataataatagaaagtgACCAGGTGTgttgactcacgcctgtaatcccaccactttgggtggaagcaggtggatcactggagcccaggagtttgaaaccagcctaggcaacatagtgagaccctgtctctatattaaacacacacacacacacacgcgtgcacacacacacacacacaaaggcagcCAGACTATGCACTAGGAACTGCCCTGGGAATCCCTTTGTGTTCTCACAacaatcccatttcacagatgaagaaaccaaggcacagaaataTTAAGTAACGTGTCCAGGTGCGggggctcacaactgtaatcccagtactttgggaggctgaggcaggcagatcacaaggtcaggagttcgagaccatcctggccaacatggtgaaaccctgtctctactaaaaatacaaaagtcctAGGGGTAGTCAGCCCCTCTCACCCCGCCCTCATCCTCTCACACAAGAGTCATTTACTGTCCCTCCAGTTATGCCCAGTCACGCAGACAGTCTGCTGCTCAAATGCCCTCACCCCATCCTCAGCCTGCTCCCAGGCCACCTCCCTCCAGAATCCATCTTGCCTGCCAGGTGGCCATAGGGACCCTCGCCATACTGTCTGCTTGTGgcagtgccctccagcctgggggtctTCCAGAGCAGATCtctggccaagcgcagtggctcatgcctgtaatctcagcaccttcagaggccaaggcaggtggatcacctgaggtcaggagttcgagaccagccttgctaacatggtgaaaccccgtctctactaaaaatacaaaaattagccaggtgtggtggtggtgcatgcctgtagtcccagctactcaggaggctgaagcaggagaatctcttggacccgggaggtggaggttgcagtgagccgaaatggtgccactgcactccagcctgggcaacagtgagactctgtctttaaaaaaaataaaaataaaaataaaagagcggAGTTCTGATATAAGCTGCCCTGGCACACAGTGAGCCTCCAGAAATGGTCCCTTGACCTCTAAATGCACCAAGACCCAGGGAACACGCCCTCTCTGAGCACCCTGACAATGTCCCAGTCCCAACACGGTACCCTGAAGCTGTCCCCAAAGTTTCCCCTGCCACACTCCCTGACCACTCTCTGGTATCTCAGAGCCCTAGCAACAGCCCTATAGAGGGAGGGTTCTAGGCATGGGGCAGGCATGAGCACTGTGCTTATAACCAAGCAAAACACTCCCTCTGTGCCAACATAGGTGGGGCAGGTCACGCTGGGGTCTGTTTGCCCTGTCTGCCCGCTGCAGCCTCCTCGGGGAGGGCCAGGGTTGTCTGTGCATCCTGTGAGCCCCAGGGTctatgtgcacatatgtgtgtctgtgcctttctctctctctctcagtgtgtgtgtgtgtgtgtgtgtgtgtgtgtgtgtgtgtgtgtgtacacggtGCATCTGAATTGTCCTGAGTGCCGTCTTGGGTATCCTTgagctgtgtgtgcatgtgtccccCTAGCGGTATCTCAGTATTTTTGCCTGTGGGAGCAACACACCGTGAGCTGCAAACCTGAGGGCCAGGTGAGTCTGGGGCTGGTCCTGTGCCTGCGCATCTGTGTGCTGGCGgtgtctgcatagtattctgtggctACATGTATCTGTACACCCCAGAAATGGGCAGTCACCCAGGAGACCTCTCTACAGTGAACCCAAAGGATGGATAGTGGGGTAGGGAcagtatgttctttttttttggtcacaggggtttgttgtacaggggCACAATATATTCTTCTCCCACCCCCAAGCTGGGCCCTTTCTGCCcctgctcctcccaccctctggtGTCTCACATCTCAGGGACAGGTGGAATGAAGGATAAGTTCGCGGACCCCAGATCAGGACAACCGGGAAGCTTCCGGGCTGCTGGAGAGGGTCACAGCCGGTTAGGGGAGGGAGCCAGGAGAGGACTCTGTGGCCCTGGGGAAGGGCTGGGCTAGTTCTGGGTCCCTGGGAGGAGTGAGTGGGGGGCCCTGCAGAGGGCTGGGACCCAAAGTGTGGGTGAGCATTAGAAGAGCAAGCTGGGGGCTCTAGGGCAACTAGGAAGTTGGAGAGGGATGGGAGGCAGGGCTGCTGGGTCCCTAGGAAGGGCTGGAGGAATCCCGGAATGCCTGAGTTCCGGGAAAGCCCCTTCCTCACTCACCCTCGCCAGACCTGGGGCCAGGtccaagcagcagcagcagcagcagcaggagcagcatgATTGGCAGGCATGCAGGTACGGCCCCATCggagggtggcagaggtgggacgGTGCTGCCGGGCCACCAGAGGCAGCAAGCCCGGTGGACACACACCCTGGCTGCCACGCCCTGGCCCGGCCCCCCCGACCTCACCTTCCCTTAGGGCCCAGGCGGAGCCAGCTAGAGGCGGGCACCTGGGGCGGCGCAATGGCGTCCTGATCTCTGCATCTTGGTCACTGAAGGGGCTCGAGAGGCCGCGGGGCGCTGGGGACAGGACCGGGAGTCAGGCCCAGGAAAGTCTCCTCGGAATAAGGGAAGAAAAGGCGCTCTTTTGATGTTATTattcccccagcccctcccccgcTCACCTAATCCCGTGTGTACAGTGTCATGGAACCTTACCATGTTGTGTGTGTAATCCCGTGTGCGGTGTCATGGAACCTTACCATGTGTTGTGTGTTATCCCCTGGGTGCAGTGTCATGGAACCTTACCATGTGGTGTGTGTAATCCCCTGTGTGTGGCATCATGGAACCTTACCATGTTGTGTGTGTAATCCCCTGTGTGCAGTGTCATGGAACTTTACCATGTTGTGTGTGTAAGTCTGCTCTGTTAGCAGCTCCGCAGGATTCATTCACAGGTGCCCCCTCCACAGTTGACTCTTCTCTTTCAGAGGGCTCCTGGCATAGTCTGTCTGATTTTTCCTTTATACACAACCCTATAGGGAAGATCCTTGCATATATGTCTTGGCAAATAGATAAGTTCCTGGAAGTAGAATTGCTACATGTGTTTAAAAGTTTGTTAAGACGGTAACAGGTTTTCTAGAAATGTTTTACTAATTCTTCCACGGACAGTGCTTGAGAACAA from Pan troglodytes isolate AG18354 chromosome 18, NHGRI_mPanTro3-v2.0_pri, whole genome shotgun sequence harbors:
- the LOC745676 gene encoding RNA polymerase I-specific transcription initiation factor RRN3 isoform X4 codes for the protein MGVPSFRTALFRRSWKLHRLGFAEAFLEHLWKKLQDPSNPAIIRQAAGNYIGSFLARAKFIPLITVKSCPDLLVNWLHIYLNNQDSGTKAFCDVALHGPFYSACQAVFYTFVFRHKQLLSGNLKEGLQYLQSLNFERIVMSQLNPLKICLPSVVNFFAAITNKYQLVFCYTIIERNNRQMLPVIRSTTGGDSVQTCTNPLDTFFPFDPCVLKRSKKFIDPIYQVWEDMSAEELQEFKKPMKKVRSRIGYCPQFDALLEYMTAQEIMIMYARIWGVSEPQIGLYVNKWLNSLELESHAARLINTYSEGNKRRLSTAIALMGRSSVIFLDEPSTGMDPVARRLLWNMVTKTRESGKAIVMTSHSMEECDALCTSLAMMVQGKFTCLGSPQHLKSKFGNIYILKVKVKTEDKLEDFKCYVATTFPGVWHFGGS